From one Streptomyces sp. N50 genomic stretch:
- a CDS encoding S1C family serine protease: MTESFRRSGEYETPQGDQPQAYPQQQHASSPVNPEWPPPPAYQPPVQQPQPAQQTQQPAAPAWPAQAPAPSPAPQAAFGADGGAYGGGDGYGAGDGGALAADGSGAHGGGGDTALLTHVHGEAPKPKKRTRGPLALLAAVAIVAAAVGGGTAYAFQELTGKDTVATSSTTTAVVPSSKRGDVATIAATVSPSVVEVEATLSNGSSTGAGVIITAGGEVVTNNHVISGATSVKVKTSNGKTYTATVVGTDSKKDLALLKLSGASGLKAATLGNSAGVQIGDTVVAIGSPEGLTGTVTSGIVSALNRDVTVSTDESQSQSQDSGGSGQWPFQFGGQQFNGDTGSSTTTYKAIQTDASLNPGNSGGALIDANGNIIGINSAMYSSSSDSSSSSSEAGSIGIGFAIPINTVKADLASLRAGGSDS, encoded by the coding sequence ATGACCGAGAGCTTCCGCCGCAGCGGCGAGTACGAGACCCCCCAGGGCGACCAGCCGCAGGCGTACCCCCAGCAGCAGCACGCCTCTTCTCCCGTGAACCCGGAGTGGCCGCCCCCGCCGGCCTACCAGCCTCCGGTGCAGCAGCCTCAGCCCGCGCAGCAGACGCAGCAGCCGGCCGCACCCGCGTGGCCGGCCCAGGCTCCCGCCCCCTCGCCCGCCCCGCAGGCCGCCTTCGGCGCCGACGGCGGAGCGTACGGCGGCGGTGACGGCTACGGCGCCGGTGACGGCGGAGCTCTCGCCGCCGACGGCAGCGGCGCTCACGGTGGCGGCGGCGACACCGCTCTCCTCACCCACGTCCACGGCGAGGCGCCCAAGCCGAAGAAGCGCACCCGGGGTCCGCTCGCGCTGCTCGCCGCCGTGGCGATCGTCGCCGCGGCCGTCGGCGGCGGCACGGCGTACGCCTTCCAGGAGCTGACCGGCAAGGACACCGTCGCCACCTCCAGCACCACCACGGCCGTCGTGCCCTCCAGCAAGAGGGGCGACGTCGCCACGATCGCCGCGACCGTGAGCCCGAGCGTGGTCGAGGTCGAGGCCACCCTGAGCAACGGTTCGTCGACCGGCGCCGGCGTGATCATCACCGCCGGCGGTGAGGTCGTCACCAACAACCACGTCATCTCCGGCGCCACGTCCGTCAAGGTCAAGACGAGCAACGGCAAGACGTACACCGCGACGGTCGTCGGCACGGACAGCAAGAAGGACCTCGCGCTCCTCAAGCTGTCGGGCGCCTCCGGCCTGAAGGCGGCCACCCTCGGCAACTCCGCGGGCGTCCAGATCGGCGACACGGTCGTCGCGATCGGCTCCCCCGAGGGCCTGACCGGCACGGTCACCAGCGGCATCGTCTCCGCCCTGAACCGTGACGTGACCGTCTCCACCGACGAGAGCCAGAGCCAGAGCCAGGATTCGGGCGGCAGCGGCCAGTGGCCGTTCCAGTTCGGCGGCCAGCAGTTCAACGGCGACACGGGCTCCTCGACCACGACGTACAAGGCGATCCAGACCGACGCGTCCCTCAACCCCGGCAACTCCGGCGGCGCCCTGATCGACGCGAACGGCAACATCATCGGCATCAACTCCGCGATGTACTCGTCCAGTTCGGACTCCTCGTCCTCGTCCTCCGAGGCCGGAAGCATCGGCATCGGCTTCGCCATCCCGATCAACACCGTCAAGGCGGACCTGGCTTCGCTGCGGGCGGGCGGTTCCGACAGCTAG
- a CDS encoding response regulator transcription factor: MSPAEGDRDTQRILIVDDEPAVREALQRSLAFEGYDTEVAVDGADALEKATAYQPDLVVLDIQMPRMDGLTAARRMRGAGTTTPILMLTARDTVGDRVTGLDAGADDYLVKPFELDELFARVRALLRRSSYAAAAAAGTAPEDDSLTFADLRMDLATREVTRNGRQVELTRTEFTLLEMFLAHPRQVLTREQILKAVWGFDFEPSSNSLDVYVMYLRRKTEAGGEPRLVHTVRGVGYVLRQGGAE, from the coding sequence ATGAGCCCCGCCGAAGGCGACCGTGACACCCAGCGCATCCTGATCGTGGACGACGAGCCGGCTGTGCGCGAAGCACTCCAGCGCAGCCTCGCGTTCGAGGGGTACGACACCGAGGTCGCCGTCGACGGCGCGGACGCGCTGGAGAAGGCGACCGCGTACCAGCCCGACCTGGTCGTCCTCGACATCCAGATGCCGCGCATGGACGGCCTGACGGCGGCCCGCCGGATGCGGGGCGCCGGTACGACGACCCCGATCCTGATGCTCACGGCGCGCGACACGGTCGGTGACCGGGTGACGGGACTGGACGCCGGGGCGGACGACTACCTGGTCAAGCCCTTCGAACTCGACGAACTCTTCGCCCGCGTACGGGCGTTGCTCCGCCGCAGCTCCTACGCGGCGGCCGCGGCAGCCGGTACCGCCCCCGAGGACGACTCCCTCACCTTCGCCGACCTCCGCATGGACCTCGCGACGCGTGAGGTCACCCGCAACGGCCGCCAAGTCGAGCTGACCCGCACGGAGTTCACGCTCCTGGAGATGTTCCTGGCGCATCCCCGCCAGGTCCTCACCCGCGAGCAGATCCTGAAGGCGGTGTGGGGCTTCGACTTCGAGCCGTCCTCCAACTCCCTTGATGTGTACGTGATGTACCTGCGCCGGAAGACCGAGGCCGGGGGCGAGCCTCGGCTTGTGCACACGGTGCGGGGCGTGGGGTACGTGCTGCGACAGGGCGGAGCGGAGTGA
- a CDS encoding HAMP domain-containing sensor histidine kinase, translating to MLVAAAVAFGVAAVSVTCWFIVQGKLYNQVDGDLRKMAQPQRGVEVAGLLGSCPHTVQNTQSDDTNDFNGLRTQSSYIQLLKSDGTSCVSSNSAGTVKVTGADKSVIKSASNLTGISTTLKGVYRNGVDTDGNAVRVLTTPLLVTVGGPPQLYPKTALVVAMPLKSTQNTLNDLALVLLLVSGVGVVGAGAAGLAVARAGLRPVDKLTEAVEHVARTEDLAIRIPVDEDSDDEIARLSRSFNSMTTSLANSRELQQQLIADAGHELRTPLTSLRTNVELLTRSEETGRPIPPADRKALLASVKAQMTELASLIGDLQELSRSEGQRGERVQVVSLQDTVEAALRRARLRGPELTITADVQPWFVQSEPSALERAIVNILDNAVKFSPEGGTIEVQLTHGVLTVRDHGPGIPADELPHVFDRFWRSPSARALPGSGLGLSIVARTVEQAGGEVTLAHAPGGGTVATVRIPGAATPPPETDRVP from the coding sequence ATGCTGGTCGCGGCGGCGGTGGCGTTCGGGGTGGCGGCGGTTTCGGTGACCTGCTGGTTCATCGTGCAGGGGAAGCTGTACAACCAGGTCGACGGCGATCTCAGGAAGATGGCGCAGCCGCAGCGGGGCGTCGAGGTCGCGGGCCTCCTCGGCAGTTGTCCGCACACTGTTCAGAACACGCAGAGCGACGACACCAACGACTTCAACGGCCTCCGGACGCAGAGCTCCTACATCCAGCTGCTCAAGTCGGACGGGACGAGCTGCGTCTCCTCGAACTCGGCGGGCACCGTCAAGGTCACCGGCGCGGACAAAAGCGTGATCAAGAGCGCAAGTAACCTCACGGGGATCTCGACCACCCTCAAGGGGGTCTACCGCAACGGCGTCGACACGGACGGCAATGCCGTACGTGTGCTGACCACGCCTCTCCTCGTCACTGTGGGAGGGCCGCCTCAGCTGTACCCCAAAACCGCGCTCGTCGTTGCGATGCCCCTCAAGAGCACCCAGAACACGCTCAACGACCTCGCGCTCGTCCTCCTTCTCGTCTCGGGCGTCGGAGTCGTCGGCGCCGGAGCCGCAGGCCTCGCGGTGGCCCGCGCAGGTCTCCGCCCCGTCGACAAACTCACCGAAGCCGTCGAACACGTGGCCCGTACCGAGGACTTGGCGATCCGCATCCCCGTGGACGAGGACAGCGACGACGAGATCGCCCGCCTCTCCCGCTCGTTCAACTCGATGACGACCTCCCTCGCCAACTCCCGCGAGCTGCAACAGCAACTCATCGCGGACGCCGGTCACGAACTCCGCACCCCCCTCACCTCCCTCCGCACGAACGTCGAACTCCTCACCCGCAGCGAGGAGACCGGCCGCCCGATCCCCCCGGCCGACCGCAAGGCGCTCCTCGCCTCGGTGAAGGCGCAGATGACCGAACTGGCGTCCCTGATCGGCGACTTGCAGGAGCTGTCCCGCTCGGAGGGCCAGCGGGGTGAGCGCGTCCAGGTGGTCTCGCTCCAGGACACCGTCGAGGCCGCGCTCCGCCGAGCCCGCCTGCGCGGACCGGAGTTGACGATCACGGCGGACGTACAACCGTGGTTCGTGCAGTCGGAGCCGTCCGCCCTGGAACGCGCGATCGTCAACATCCTCGACAACGCGGTGAAGTTCAGCCCCGAGGGCGGCACGATCGAGGTCCAGCTCACCCACGGCGTCCTCACCGTCCGGGACCACGGCCCCGGCATCCCCGCCGACGAACTCCCGCACGTCTTCGACCGGTTCTGGCGTTCGCCGTCAGCGCGCGCCCTCCCCGGCTCCGGCCTGGGCCTGTCGATCGTCGCCCGCACGGTGGAACAGGCCGGCGGCGAGGTGACCCTGGCGCACGCGCCGGGTGGGGGGACGGTGGCGACGGTACGGATTCCGGGGGCGGCTACTCCGCCGCCGGAGACAGATCGCGTCCCGTAG
- a CDS encoding DUF397 domain-containing protein yields MKSTPDLSTAAWRKSSYSDGGDNNCVEVADGHPGLVPVRDSKTPAARPLILAAGSWAVFVDGVKAGAAVRTFG; encoded by the coding sequence ATGAAGTCCACCCCCGACCTCAGCACAGCCGCCTGGCGCAAGTCGAGCTACAGCGACGGGGGAGACAACAACTGCGTCGAGGTCGCCGACGGCCACCCCGGCCTCGTCCCCGTCCGGGACAGCAAAACCCCCGCCGCCCGCCCGTTGATCCTCGCGGCCGGGTCCTGGGCCGTGTTCGTGGACGGGGTCAAAGCCGGGGCGGCCGTGCGCACGTTCGGGTGA
- a CDS encoding peptidase inhibitor family I36 protein has protein sequence MKHALALTASALSVLSLSVIGLIGSAPNATAADGECFIFCTYENDNFKGASWGPGGLDLPTFGDCMNVSSALNNKTSSMENPSAAKVLFYDAKNCTGTSGYAAKPDSSDKDLTNNGFDNKTSSVKFVRP, from the coding sequence ATGAAACACGCACTGGCCCTCACCGCAAGCGCTTTGTCAGTATTGTCCCTTAGTGTGATAGGTCTCATTGGTTCAGCCCCGAACGCCACCGCCGCCGATGGCGAGTGCTTCATCTTCTGCACGTACGAGAACGACAACTTCAAGGGCGCCAGCTGGGGCCCCGGCGGCTTGGACCTACCGACGTTTGGCGACTGCATGAACGTGTCTTCCGCGCTGAACAACAAGACGAGTTCTATGGAGAACCCTTCAGCAGCCAAGGTTCTCTTCTATGACGCCAAGAACTGCACTGGTACGTCCGGCTATGCAGCCAAGCCCGATAGTTCCGACAAGGACCTAACGAACAACGGGTTCGACAACAAGACGTCCTCGGTCAAGTTCGTGCGCCCGTAG
- a CDS encoding DUF6247 family protein: MAAHAAEPESVVPPMPERTPKALRKAIAQHAPTLLPDFDAHWKWAIADTYDLGPVPAFVARWWIEYAIARDPKLDAHLHELEHRAAESTDIAEARVLLDEASKIRHQALRTEPGE, from the coding sequence ATGGCTGCTCACGCTGCGGAACCCGAGTCGGTTGTCCCTCCGATGCCGGAGCGGACGCCGAAGGCGCTGCGCAAGGCCATCGCCCAGCACGCGCCCACGCTCCTCCCTGACTTCGACGCGCACTGGAAGTGGGCGATCGCCGACACCTACGACCTTGGTCCCGTGCCCGCCTTCGTGGCCCGCTGGTGGATCGAGTACGCGATCGCTCGTGATCCGAAGCTGGATGCTCACCTGCACGAGCTGGAACACCGTGCGGCTGAATCCACGGACATCGCCGAGGCCAGGGTTCTTCTCGACGAGGCGTCGAAGATTCGTCACCAGGCTTTGCGGACGGAGCCCGGCGAGTGA